A stretch of the Capsicum annuum cultivar UCD-10X-F1 chromosome 10, UCD10Xv1.1, whole genome shotgun sequence genome encodes the following:
- the LOC107845351 gene encoding transcription factor GTE4 isoform X1, whose protein sequence is MILGIMMNGENRGSKEQQKMIESKVYRRKSFKGLNNTGDGLQHPHSQILGMEDVNSSQKIVGLRLQAASEGSSSLNRSLTLGNTGILAGNDQENSARINLSFKSKREMREVRRKLQSELDLVRSLVKKIEAKDVQKTVPEIDKDSGVRRVHSDVSKMGQHLESRPLDQLSVSVLENSHGVGDNVEKEKRTPKVNQFYRNSDFLLAKDKIPPTESNKKSKSNAKKVSGPESGHDIGPGKFSNQMIKTCRALLERLMKHKHGWVFNQPVDTEGLGLHDYFDIIKNPMDLGTVKSRLETNLYKSPKEFAEDVRLTFQNAMTYNPKGQDVYMMAEQLSKIFEEKWPSIEADYMRELRLSMDAEVSLQTPKSKKPPSQPLRPSGVRRTSHRSESTTNPVGSKTKSVTLSQAGRTPAPKKPKAKDPNKREMTYDEKQKLSTSLQNLPSEKLENVVQIIKKRNSSLCQQDDEIEVDIDSVDTETLWELDRFVTNYRKFLSKNKRKTELADQEKRVTEKNVQEKDASSAVVEIPKESKAAEEKHTSSNPAQLENQGKDIDQPSGSNTDSVSSSSDSDSERSSGGGGGSDAEHSPKS, encoded by the exons ATGATTTTAGGGATAATGATGAATGGTGAAAATCGAGGATCGAAAGAGCAGCAGAAAATGATTGAAAGCAAAGTGTACAGACGGAAGTCGTTTAAAGGGTTAAATAACACAGGTGATGGGTTACAACATCCGCATTCTCAAATTCTAGGTATGGAAGATGTCAATTCATCCCAAAAGATAGTTGGTTTGCGCTTACAAGCGGCCTCAGAAGGTTCTTCGAGTCTGAACCGTTCCCTAACATTGGGTAATACTGGAATATTGgcaggtaatgatcaagaaaataGTGCTAGAATCAATTTATCGTTCAAGTCCAAGCGGGAGATGAGAGAGGTAAGAAGGAAGTTGCAGAGTGAATTAGACTTGGTTAGGAGTTTGGTGAAGAAGATTGAGGCAAAAGATGTACAGAAGACTGTTCCTGAAATTGATAAGGATAGTGGGGTTCGACGGGTACATTCAGATGTGTCAAAAATGGGGCAACACCTTGAGTCTAGGCCTTTGGATCAATTAAGTGTATCAGTTTTGGAGAACAGCCATGGTGTGGGTGATAATGTGGAGAAAGAGAAGAGGACACCAAAGGTAAACCAATTTTATAGGAACTCAGATTTTTTATTAGCTAAAGACAAAATTCCTCCAACAGAAAGCAACAAGAAGTCGAAATCGAATGCAAAGAAAGTGAGTGGGCCAGAATCAGGACATGATATTGGGCCCGGGAAGTTCTCAAATCAAATGATAAAGACTTGTCGTGCTTTGCTTGAAAGATTGATGAAGCACAAACATGGTTGGGTGTTTAATCAGCCTGTTGATACAGAAGGTCTTGGTTTACATGACTATTTTGACATTATTAAGAATCCAATGGATCTGGGTACTGTGAAATCTAGGCTGGAAACCAATCTGTACAAGTCTCCTAAAGAATTTGCCGAGGATGTGAGACTTACATTTCAAAATGCTATGACGTATAATCCAAAGGGCCAAGATGTTTATATGATGGCAGAGCAACTTTCCAAGATATTTGAGGAAAAGTGGCCCTCTATAGAGGCTGATTATATGCGTGAGTTGAGATTATCAATGGACGCTGAGGTGAGTTTGCAGACTCCTAAATCCAAGAAACCTCCTTCCCAACCATTGCGGCCCTCTGGAGTGAGGAGGACTTCACACCGGTCAGAATCAACAACCAATCCTGTTGGTTCCAAGACTAAATCTGTCACTCTCTCCCAAGCTGGAAGGACTCCTGCACCAAAGAAGCCAAAGGCAAAGGATCCCAATAAAAGGGAGATGACATATGATGAAAAGCAAAAGCTTAGCACAAGCCTACAGAATTTACCATCTGAAAAGCTTGAAAACGTTGTACAGATAATCAAAAAGAGGAATTCATCTCTTTGCcaacaggatgatgaaattgaagtGGATATTGACAGTGTTGATACTGAGACCCTATGGGAGCTTGACAGGTTTGTTACCAATTACAGAAAATTCTTGagcaagaacaaaagaaaaactgAACTTGCAGATCAAGAAAAAAGGGTAACTGAGAAGAACGTTCAGGAGAAG GATGCTAGCTCAGCTGTGGTAGAAATTCCAAAAGAAAGCAAAGCAG CAGAAGAGAAACACACTTCCTCCAATCCTGCTCAACTAGAAAATCAGGGAAAAGATATTGATCAACCAAGCGGTTCTAACACTGACTCGGTGTCATCATCAAGTG ATTCCGATAGCGAAAGGTCCTCAGGAGGTGGAGGTGGATCCGATGCTGAACATTCACCCAAAAGTTGA
- the LOC107845351 gene encoding transcription factor GTE4 isoform X4 has protein sequence MILGIMMNGENRGSKEQQKMIESKVYRRKSFKGLNNTGDGLQHPHSQILGNDQENSARINLSFKSKREMREVRRKLQSELDLVRSLVKKIEAKDVQKTVPEIDKDSGVRRVHSDVSKMGQHLESRPLDQLSVSVLENSHGVGDNVEKEKRTPKVNQFYRNSDFLLAKDKIPPTESNKKSKSNAKKVSGPESGHDIGPGKFSNQMIKTCRALLERLMKHKHGWVFNQPVDTEGLGLHDYFDIIKNPMDLGTVKSRLETNLYKSPKEFAEDVRLTFQNAMTYNPKGQDVYMMAEQLSKIFEEKWPSIEADYMRELRLSMDAEVSLQTPKSKKPPSQPLRPSGVRRTSHRSESTTNPVGSKTKSVTLSQAGRTPAPKKPKAKDPNKREMTYDEKQKLSTSLQNLPSEKLENVVQIIKKRNSSLCQQDDEIEVDIDSVDTETLWELDRFVTNYRKFLSKNKRKTELADQEKRVTEKNVQEKDASSAVVEIPKESKAEEKHTSSNPAQLENQGKDIDQPSGSNTDSVSSSSDSDSERSSGGGGGSDAEHSPKS, from the exons ATGATTTTAGGGATAATGATGAATGGTGAAAATCGAGGATCGAAAGAGCAGCAGAAAATGATTGAAAGCAAAGTGTACAGACGGAAGTCGTTTAAAGGGTTAAATAACACAGGTGATGGGTTACAACATCCGCATTCTCAAATTCTAG gtaatgatcaagaaaataGTGCTAGAATCAATTTATCGTTCAAGTCCAAGCGGGAGATGAGAGAGGTAAGAAGGAAGTTGCAGAGTGAATTAGACTTGGTTAGGAGTTTGGTGAAGAAGATTGAGGCAAAAGATGTACAGAAGACTGTTCCTGAAATTGATAAGGATAGTGGGGTTCGACGGGTACATTCAGATGTGTCAAAAATGGGGCAACACCTTGAGTCTAGGCCTTTGGATCAATTAAGTGTATCAGTTTTGGAGAACAGCCATGGTGTGGGTGATAATGTGGAGAAAGAGAAGAGGACACCAAAGGTAAACCAATTTTATAGGAACTCAGATTTTTTATTAGCTAAAGACAAAATTCCTCCAACAGAAAGCAACAAGAAGTCGAAATCGAATGCAAAGAAAGTGAGTGGGCCAGAATCAGGACATGATATTGGGCCCGGGAAGTTCTCAAATCAAATGATAAAGACTTGTCGTGCTTTGCTTGAAAGATTGATGAAGCACAAACATGGTTGGGTGTTTAATCAGCCTGTTGATACAGAAGGTCTTGGTTTACATGACTATTTTGACATTATTAAGAATCCAATGGATCTGGGTACTGTGAAATCTAGGCTGGAAACCAATCTGTACAAGTCTCCTAAAGAATTTGCCGAGGATGTGAGACTTACATTTCAAAATGCTATGACGTATAATCCAAAGGGCCAAGATGTTTATATGATGGCAGAGCAACTTTCCAAGATATTTGAGGAAAAGTGGCCCTCTATAGAGGCTGATTATATGCGTGAGTTGAGATTATCAATGGACGCTGAGGTGAGTTTGCAGACTCCTAAATCCAAGAAACCTCCTTCCCAACCATTGCGGCCCTCTGGAGTGAGGAGGACTTCACACCGGTCAGAATCAACAACCAATCCTGTTGGTTCCAAGACTAAATCTGTCACTCTCTCCCAAGCTGGAAGGACTCCTGCACCAAAGAAGCCAAAGGCAAAGGATCCCAATAAAAGGGAGATGACATATGATGAAAAGCAAAAGCTTAGCACAAGCCTACAGAATTTACCATCTGAAAAGCTTGAAAACGTTGTACAGATAATCAAAAAGAGGAATTCATCTCTTTGCcaacaggatgatgaaattgaagtGGATATTGACAGTGTTGATACTGAGACCCTATGGGAGCTTGACAGGTTTGTTACCAATTACAGAAAATTCTTGagcaagaacaaaagaaaaactgAACTTGCAGATCAAGAAAAAAGGGTAACTGAGAAGAACGTTCAGGAGAAG GATGCTAGCTCAGCTGTGGTAGAAATTCCAAAAGAAAGCAAAGCAG AAGAGAAACACACTTCCTCCAATCCTGCTCAACTAGAAAATCAGGGAAAAGATATTGATCAACCAAGCGGTTCTAACACTGACTCGGTGTCATCATCAAGTG ATTCCGATAGCGAAAGGTCCTCAGGAGGTGGAGGTGGATCCGATGCTGAACATTCACCCAAAAGTTGA
- the LOC107845351 gene encoding transcription factor GTE4 isoform X3, with protein sequence MILGIMMNGENRGSKEQQKMIESKVYRRKSFKGLNNTGDGLQHPHSQILGNDQENSARINLSFKSKREMREVRRKLQSELDLVRSLVKKIEAKDVQKTVPEIDKDSGVRRVHSDVSKMGQHLESRPLDQLSVSVLENSHGVGDNVEKEKRTPKVNQFYRNSDFLLAKDKIPPTESNKKSKSNAKKVSGPESGHDIGPGKFSNQMIKTCRALLERLMKHKHGWVFNQPVDTEGLGLHDYFDIIKNPMDLGTVKSRLETNLYKSPKEFAEDVRLTFQNAMTYNPKGQDVYMMAEQLSKIFEEKWPSIEADYMRELRLSMDAEVSLQTPKSKKPPSQPLRPSGVRRTSHRSESTTNPVGSKTKSVTLSQAGRTPAPKKPKAKDPNKREMTYDEKQKLSTSLQNLPSEKLENVVQIIKKRNSSLCQQDDEIEVDIDSVDTETLWELDRFVTNYRKFLSKNKRKTELADQEKRVTEKNVQEKDASSAVVEIPKESKAAEEKHTSSNPAQLENQGKDIDQPSGSNTDSVSSSSDSDSERSSGGGGGSDAEHSPKS encoded by the exons ATGATTTTAGGGATAATGATGAATGGTGAAAATCGAGGATCGAAAGAGCAGCAGAAAATGATTGAAAGCAAAGTGTACAGACGGAAGTCGTTTAAAGGGTTAAATAACACAGGTGATGGGTTACAACATCCGCATTCTCAAATTCTAG gtaatgatcaagaaaataGTGCTAGAATCAATTTATCGTTCAAGTCCAAGCGGGAGATGAGAGAGGTAAGAAGGAAGTTGCAGAGTGAATTAGACTTGGTTAGGAGTTTGGTGAAGAAGATTGAGGCAAAAGATGTACAGAAGACTGTTCCTGAAATTGATAAGGATAGTGGGGTTCGACGGGTACATTCAGATGTGTCAAAAATGGGGCAACACCTTGAGTCTAGGCCTTTGGATCAATTAAGTGTATCAGTTTTGGAGAACAGCCATGGTGTGGGTGATAATGTGGAGAAAGAGAAGAGGACACCAAAGGTAAACCAATTTTATAGGAACTCAGATTTTTTATTAGCTAAAGACAAAATTCCTCCAACAGAAAGCAACAAGAAGTCGAAATCGAATGCAAAGAAAGTGAGTGGGCCAGAATCAGGACATGATATTGGGCCCGGGAAGTTCTCAAATCAAATGATAAAGACTTGTCGTGCTTTGCTTGAAAGATTGATGAAGCACAAACATGGTTGGGTGTTTAATCAGCCTGTTGATACAGAAGGTCTTGGTTTACATGACTATTTTGACATTATTAAGAATCCAATGGATCTGGGTACTGTGAAATCTAGGCTGGAAACCAATCTGTACAAGTCTCCTAAAGAATTTGCCGAGGATGTGAGACTTACATTTCAAAATGCTATGACGTATAATCCAAAGGGCCAAGATGTTTATATGATGGCAGAGCAACTTTCCAAGATATTTGAGGAAAAGTGGCCCTCTATAGAGGCTGATTATATGCGTGAGTTGAGATTATCAATGGACGCTGAGGTGAGTTTGCAGACTCCTAAATCCAAGAAACCTCCTTCCCAACCATTGCGGCCCTCTGGAGTGAGGAGGACTTCACACCGGTCAGAATCAACAACCAATCCTGTTGGTTCCAAGACTAAATCTGTCACTCTCTCCCAAGCTGGAAGGACTCCTGCACCAAAGAAGCCAAAGGCAAAGGATCCCAATAAAAGGGAGATGACATATGATGAAAAGCAAAAGCTTAGCACAAGCCTACAGAATTTACCATCTGAAAAGCTTGAAAACGTTGTACAGATAATCAAAAAGAGGAATTCATCTCTTTGCcaacaggatgatgaaattgaagtGGATATTGACAGTGTTGATACTGAGACCCTATGGGAGCTTGACAGGTTTGTTACCAATTACAGAAAATTCTTGagcaagaacaaaagaaaaactgAACTTGCAGATCAAGAAAAAAGGGTAACTGAGAAGAACGTTCAGGAGAAG GATGCTAGCTCAGCTGTGGTAGAAATTCCAAAAGAAAGCAAAGCAG CAGAAGAGAAACACACTTCCTCCAATCCTGCTCAACTAGAAAATCAGGGAAAAGATATTGATCAACCAAGCGGTTCTAACACTGACTCGGTGTCATCATCAAGTG ATTCCGATAGCGAAAGGTCCTCAGGAGGTGGAGGTGGATCCGATGCTGAACATTCACCCAAAAGTTGA
- the LOC107845351 gene encoding transcription factor GTE4 isoform X2: MILGIMMNGENRGSKEQQKMIESKVYRRKSFKGLNNTGDGLQHPHSQILGMEDVNSSQKIVGLRLQAASEGSSSLNRSLTLGNTGILAGNDQENSARINLSFKSKREMREVRRKLQSELDLVRSLVKKIEAKDVQKTVPEIDKDSGVRRVHSDVSKMGQHLESRPLDQLSVSVLENSHGVGDNVEKEKRTPKVNQFYRNSDFLLAKDKIPPTESNKKSKSNAKKVSGPESGHDIGPGKFSNQMIKTCRALLERLMKHKHGWVFNQPVDTEGLGLHDYFDIIKNPMDLGTVKSRLETNLYKSPKEFAEDVRLTFQNAMTYNPKGQDVYMMAEQLSKIFEEKWPSIEADYMRELRLSMDAEVSLQTPKSKKPPSQPLRPSGVRRTSHRSESTTNPVGSKTKSVTLSQAGRTPAPKKPKAKDPNKREMTYDEKQKLSTSLQNLPSEKLENVVQIIKKRNSSLCQQDDEIEVDIDSVDTETLWELDRFVTNYRKFLSKNKRKTELADQEKRVTEKNVQEKDASSAVVEIPKESKAEEKHTSSNPAQLENQGKDIDQPSGSNTDSVSSSSDSDSERSSGGGGGSDAEHSPKS, translated from the exons ATGATTTTAGGGATAATGATGAATGGTGAAAATCGAGGATCGAAAGAGCAGCAGAAAATGATTGAAAGCAAAGTGTACAGACGGAAGTCGTTTAAAGGGTTAAATAACACAGGTGATGGGTTACAACATCCGCATTCTCAAATTCTAGGTATGGAAGATGTCAATTCATCCCAAAAGATAGTTGGTTTGCGCTTACAAGCGGCCTCAGAAGGTTCTTCGAGTCTGAACCGTTCCCTAACATTGGGTAATACTGGAATATTGgcaggtaatgatcaagaaaataGTGCTAGAATCAATTTATCGTTCAAGTCCAAGCGGGAGATGAGAGAGGTAAGAAGGAAGTTGCAGAGTGAATTAGACTTGGTTAGGAGTTTGGTGAAGAAGATTGAGGCAAAAGATGTACAGAAGACTGTTCCTGAAATTGATAAGGATAGTGGGGTTCGACGGGTACATTCAGATGTGTCAAAAATGGGGCAACACCTTGAGTCTAGGCCTTTGGATCAATTAAGTGTATCAGTTTTGGAGAACAGCCATGGTGTGGGTGATAATGTGGAGAAAGAGAAGAGGACACCAAAGGTAAACCAATTTTATAGGAACTCAGATTTTTTATTAGCTAAAGACAAAATTCCTCCAACAGAAAGCAACAAGAAGTCGAAATCGAATGCAAAGAAAGTGAGTGGGCCAGAATCAGGACATGATATTGGGCCCGGGAAGTTCTCAAATCAAATGATAAAGACTTGTCGTGCTTTGCTTGAAAGATTGATGAAGCACAAACATGGTTGGGTGTTTAATCAGCCTGTTGATACAGAAGGTCTTGGTTTACATGACTATTTTGACATTATTAAGAATCCAATGGATCTGGGTACTGTGAAATCTAGGCTGGAAACCAATCTGTACAAGTCTCCTAAAGAATTTGCCGAGGATGTGAGACTTACATTTCAAAATGCTATGACGTATAATCCAAAGGGCCAAGATGTTTATATGATGGCAGAGCAACTTTCCAAGATATTTGAGGAAAAGTGGCCCTCTATAGAGGCTGATTATATGCGTGAGTTGAGATTATCAATGGACGCTGAGGTGAGTTTGCAGACTCCTAAATCCAAGAAACCTCCTTCCCAACCATTGCGGCCCTCTGGAGTGAGGAGGACTTCACACCGGTCAGAATCAACAACCAATCCTGTTGGTTCCAAGACTAAATCTGTCACTCTCTCCCAAGCTGGAAGGACTCCTGCACCAAAGAAGCCAAAGGCAAAGGATCCCAATAAAAGGGAGATGACATATGATGAAAAGCAAAAGCTTAGCACAAGCCTACAGAATTTACCATCTGAAAAGCTTGAAAACGTTGTACAGATAATCAAAAAGAGGAATTCATCTCTTTGCcaacaggatgatgaaattgaagtGGATATTGACAGTGTTGATACTGAGACCCTATGGGAGCTTGACAGGTTTGTTACCAATTACAGAAAATTCTTGagcaagaacaaaagaaaaactgAACTTGCAGATCAAGAAAAAAGGGTAACTGAGAAGAACGTTCAGGAGAAG GATGCTAGCTCAGCTGTGGTAGAAATTCCAAAAGAAAGCAAAGCAG AAGAGAAACACACTTCCTCCAATCCTGCTCAACTAGAAAATCAGGGAAAAGATATTGATCAACCAAGCGGTTCTAACACTGACTCGGTGTCATCATCAAGTG ATTCCGATAGCGAAAGGTCCTCAGGAGGTGGAGGTGGATCCGATGCTGAACATTCACCCAAAAGTTGA